Within Lolium rigidum isolate FL_2022 chromosome 5, APGP_CSIRO_Lrig_0.1, whole genome shotgun sequence, the genomic segment tcttcccccttttgttcgtcgctctcctcttctttttcatccaatgagctttcaggttcatcaatttcctcctctttttcatccaatgagctttcaggttcatcaatttcttcttccacaggttcctgcaaattgtgagtgcattcttgtgcattaatgagtctctctttataatcaatgatataaggattattaccGAAGCATTCCATGCaacaattaaggatagaagagacataatctttaaggtccttacaaacaacacaagtttcataattctcaaccatgaaggattcgatctcgagaggctcccataaacacgacaaattgttctacctcttcgaacccataatgaatatagcaattccgattatagttcttaattaaaaattcctcactaaagccacattgaaatttaagatgtttagtatcctgttgagagcaacagtttatatcatggcgtttaagcaagattttagcaattgtattcactttttccatcatagcactcattacttcACCAGCTCTTGATttcctataattattataacattctataagctccaagtaggttgttggttctcccataacaacagtttttaattttttggtttttcaaatttttatggatttttgggtatatgagacaaataaaacaagacaaaaataaactaagcaaaagtaaactacgcaaactaatactagacagaaataaactaagcacaaataaactaggcaaaagtaaactaagcaaagcaaaataaaacaaattaaaaacagagagagaggtagagtgtactccccaggtgaacttatgagtagagctatgcctccccggcaacggcgccgtgaaaacgatcttgatgacccacaagtataggggatcgcggcggtcttcgagggtagtataacccaaatttattgattcgacacaaggggaggtaaagaatacttataagccttaacaaccgagttgtcaattcagctgcacccggaaaagcactagcaacaggggtgatgtgaaagtaacgataatatgagagcaagtagtaacagcagcgagtaatagcaatatgagagcgatggcacgagaagatagttgatactacttccaatgacatgtagaacaggtaTATTATGTTTTttaatgagagatggaccggggttcccggcgatctacactagtggtaactctccaataagtgacaagtgttgggtgaacaaattacggttgggcaattgataggaatcaaaggcattaagaaagaacatcgagcttattaattatgtaggcatgttttccgtatatagtcgtacgtgctcgcaatgagaaacttgcacaacatcttttgtcctaccagccggtggcggccgggcctcaagggaaactatctggatattaaggtactccttttaatagagtaccggagcaaagcattaacacaccgtgaaaacatgtgatcctcacatcactaccatcccctccggttgtcccgatttccgtcacttcggggccattggttccggacggtgacatgtgcatacaacttgtagatacaatctaagcaacaatatagagctcaaatctaagatcatgccactcgggccctagtgacaagcattaagcataacaagattgcgagcaacaataacttcacaaactttatagatagactaatcataatgtatcatccatcggatcccaacaaacacaacaccgattacatcggatgaatctcaatcatgtaaggcagctcatgagaccattgtattgaagtacatgggggagagtataccgacatagctactcgctagaacccgtagtccatgggggaactactcacggagcatggcggaggcgatggcgttgatggagatggcttccggggcacttccccgtcccggcaggtgccgggacagagttctgtcccccgaattggagtttcgcgacggtggcggcgcccctggagtctttctggagtttcgtcaatcggtacggtgtttttaggtcaaaagggcttttataggcgaagaggcggcgcaggggggcacctgggggcgccacaccctaggccggcgcggcctaggcctggcccgcgctgccatgtggtgtggtgcccccctggcccctctccgactcttcttcggtgttctggagccttccgggaaaaataggaggtttggcgttgatttcgtccaattccgagaatattgcccaaacagcctttctgaaaccaaaaacagcgagaaaacgagaactggcaccgtggcatcttgttaataggttagttccggaaaacgcataaaaacatcataaagtgcaagcaaaacatgtaagtattgtcataaaacaagcatggaacaacagaaattatggatacgtcggggacgtatcagagcGCTCTGGGCCAccggcggtcgagggagaggggcgaggcgacgttgtcgagggtgtagaggcccctggtaccgcggcgaggctcggggtggctCCAGGCGAAGCAGATGATCTGCGGGGCTCCGGCGGGAACGAGCTGGCGATTGGAGCTCCTCCGGCGAGGAAATGTAAAATTGGTGGGAGGAGAAGGGGCAAGGATGAGagaggagcagatggtgtgaagaatcGTGGCTCCGATCTCTCCTATTTATAGGCTGGTGCGAGGGCCGTGGGTGCGGCGAAGGGGTCGACGACGACAATGGCGCTACGGgctgcgaaagggcaaggcgaggtgcgcatcttgtaggcgacgtctaggcaagGCTATCGCGCTGGATGGCGTGCTAAATGATGGTCTGTGGAGGGCTGGCGACGGAGGTGTCCTTGCGGTACCGCGGCGGCAGATGTTGATCATGGCGACGTCGACTGGTCCTCCGCAGGCGAGTGGGCATGTCTAGCGTGTAGGCCGGAGTGGTGAGGGTGCGTGATGCAGAAATAGGGAGGTAGGGGAGGACTGAGGCGATGGTCCGGCTCGCCGCTCTGGCGTGTCCAGTGCACGGTGAGCGTGCTCACTGGCACGTACTGGACGTGCAGGGGCGCGCCCGATTTGGCCAATACCGTGCTCGCTTCGATCCAGGGAGAGTACAGGCATGCTCAGGGAGGTTcggtgatgctccaggacaaggtggaTGTGGCCAGAGATGAGGGGtgaggtagggtggcatggtagtgcctagcatggccggcatgaGGAAGTTTTTGATCATGCACTATTTTAGCAGGTCACGCAGTGCATAGGATGATGCGAGAGGAGGTACAAGGATGTTGATGATCATAAATGAAAAGGGGTTTAGGCTAAAAACCGGAGGATAATAGCATGTGTGCAAAAACCGAatcatgcctgcaaggtgtttgtgaaaatggccgcatgaaactttttgtggaattttggaaatctttttggtgcacttcattcATATAAGTAAAGAAgtagaaaggtggtggtggtggtcaatttggtgaagatttgcaaagtttcaaaaagtggatcatcttctctttatttcaaagtcctcacttgtccatcttattctggtcaacctggtcaacttcagcagagatggtcaacagataagttgttgaccttgacatggtcttggatgacatggtcatagttgaccaagtttggtggaagaaaagtcaaagccagaggggtaaagaggggatcatgttaaaaatcacacaaatgaccatcatcacatgtgagatggttttgagttttcctttgatttgattcttgtttctttgatgcaaatgtgtttgtttatcatatataagtattctacaagcaatagatcaagcattggtggccttggttgaagatttgcaattttggctaagtgtatgtgagtgaaatatggaatttctcactatttggtttctcttcatttgaattgactttggttgactctaatgtgattcttattggtttagaaacattttcaaaccattgaatccatttcaaaaggtcttggtcaaagatttgcaaaaatggccataacacataagaggtgatgtgtcacttttcactattcttgtaaattgttgatcttgctttaattgggcatgggttagggtcaatttagggttatatgaagtttagaaatggttgcacaccatttggtcaaggtttaaagtcatagggcaagaattgagtattatggctatgtgccacatatgcctctatgcatatgttgcatttcattttaaatttgacttggcttgacccatttggtgttgttgagtgttgaaatggtatatggaagtgatccaaccattcacaacaagtcttagggtcaaggatctcaatttcacaaatttgctattttactctcatatccctctatggcatttttagtttctttttattttctttggaaaccacttggattaggtttgataagtactaggtaaggtgtatgaaggtttttcaaacctctaagcaaagtagaaaagcttagggtaaagttttataaatatagccataggcacatatgcctttttcttatttaatttccttttactttattttaactaggagggTGAAAAGaggtgtgaggtttagggttttagatcacTTCAAATTCTAATAACAAGCaattcatggcaatagcacaagaattaagcaagatcactatgtatcctacttaattgaatgaaagtttttgttggttccaaaatttggaactagtgaaattcatttgttttattttgaaattcttgggatgttacaacatcggcttcaccatagcggaccatccacagcaagttcctcgaccggggcaatCAGCAttcatcttaccagcggtgatcgcaggattcaatGTTTcatgagtattcatagatgggggcaacagtttaaacctcatgtacgcagatacattgaggaagatgaacatatccctggcgaacttaaaaccaactgacacacgttttcatggtatcacaccagacatgccaagttatccgctgggaaagatcgatctcgacgttcagtttggaacccaagaaaattacaggatagaaaggctggagttcgaagtcatagattttccatcacagtaccatgctctactgggacaacccgcgtatgccaggtttatggcggtaccacattacacatacttgttatggagacTCCCCGGACCCAGAGCTCCAATCACAgtaaaggcagtttcgcgctagcgGATAACTgcaacaaggattttcatcgactgtcagaaaccttcgggatgcaagcgaagTATATGGCATCCAAGCTAACAACTGACTATGACGTGTTGCCTGATGGAGGGAGGCCGCTAAAGTAGCCAACCTTCAACACAACCAaaaattcaaaagaggtgcagattcacccgacagatcccaagaagacgacatctatcgccataaatatggacctcgcataggaaagcgcgctcgtcgagttcctccgtgagcgctgggaaatcttcgcatggtgtccagcagacatgccaggagtacccagggaacttgccgagcacccccttaacttggatccattggccaggccaatcagacaacctctgcggcgtttttcggaaccaaaccgcaaagctatgctgtcggaaattaatcgactcagagaagctggatttatcaaagagctacatacagaggccacatgggtagctaacccggtgttggtcccgaagaaaaacacaaaagttcttcgcatgtgcgtcgacttcacgtgtctcaataaacattgtccaaatgatcacttccccctcccaaggatcgatcaaattatcgattccatggcaggctgtgaacgtgtttccttcctggatgcatattctggttacaaccaaatccgcttaaaagaagaagatgaggtcaaaacatcatttataacaccctatggcgtgttctgctatagaacaatgcccttcggattGAAAAAcgtgggagcaacatatcagcggatgatgtagAAGTGCCTGGCTACGTAAATTGGCAAAAACGTTCatgtgtacatcgacgatgtcgtcataacaacaaagaaagggtcaaccttgattgatgatctcaaggaaactttcgacaacctcgataaattctgcctcaagctgaacccgacgaagtgttcttttggcattCCTGCGgaagaacttctcgggtttctggtgtcagcaagaggaatcgtggCCAACCCGGAGAAAATTGAAGCCATCGTGatgatgcggaagccaacaaagctcaaggaaatacaacagctaactgggcgagtcgcagctttgagcagattcgtcgccaggttgggagaaaaggcgttgccgttctatgccttgatcaaatagggagaaaagttcgagtggaacgaagaagcagacatagCCTTTGaagatctcaaacgcacaatctcgacaccaccaatattggtggcgcccaaagaaaaggaacctctcctgttgtatatcgcggccccaccccaggtggtcagcataGTACTTGTGgtggaacgagaagaagaaggaaaactccatggagtccatcggccggtatacttcatcagcgaagttttatcgccctcaaaacagtggtacccgcagtaccaaaagttagcatacggagtattcagaaccgcaagaaaactgcgtcattatttttcggcacatccgataatagtggtcaacgaggcgcctttgtccaatatattgaataacccggaagctacgggtcgtgtctccctttggggaatagagcattCCCcttgggacatcacgtatgaaaaaagaaaagcaataaaatcgcagatcttaccagacttcgtcgcagagtggatggagctgcaaaatacgtgACCCCTAgacttatcgagaacttggactatgaactttgacgggtccaaaaggttagaaggagctggagcaggcgtgatattaataTCACCTCAAGGAGACAAAATGAAGTATGACCACtattctacaatctgtaggcattgacactcaatgacatcaacgtgctgcAATAATTTGGTCCagactattgtttatgtgttgtagtaatttggatgattatttgattaattatgatTGATTGTTGTATGTGTTGCATAGAATGAAAAACCCATCTacggagtatttttttttttcaaatttagtGAACGATGGGCGGGCCCAAAGGAATTGGTCCATTTAAGGGTGAGCCACTGTATGTCGGCATGATGGgccgcggcggtggaggcgccccgaATCCACGGACATCCAGGGTACGCCAGTGAAGCACCAAACGGAGACGCTTCCAGGTCGATTCAAAGAAGGGAAACCCCcggactccgccgccgccgccgccgcaccgcagCCATGCCGTCGGAGAATGGAGGGTCCCGGTCGCCCTCGCAAGCGCCCTCATCGGAGCGCTCGGACAGAAAAAGGAAGGCAGAGGAGGAAAGCTCGACCGAGGCCGCCGGTATGAGGATCGGCGAGGATGGGGaggagacgaagaagaggagaaaGGATGAGGATGGGGATGAGgaggagacgaagaagaagaggaaggatgAGGATGGGGATGAGgaggagacgaagaagaagaggggggatGAGGCTGGGGATGAGAATGGGGATGAGGAGGTGGTCTCCTCTGCACCCAGCTCTCCACTCTACGAACCCCGCCTCCCCGAAGACGATCCGGATCCTCCGCCGGAGTTAATCGAGGCCTTCGAGCGTGCACAAAGCAACTACGAAATAAAAAGGGGTAACTTCTTAACTGAGAAATTCGCCTCCTCTCTAAGATTCCTCCGCATATTGGAGATCTAtcgatccatcttcttcatcttgtagaCCGCCATGAGGACTTGGTCACGATAGAATACTGCAGATCTTCGCACATGTTTTTCAATCCGGAGCTTCTCCCTGTCGCTGAACCTGCAACAAAGGCAGTGCTTTTGGCTGCCAGATTTGTTGTTGGGCTTTCCTCCTCCTTTGGTACTATGTAACACCGCTAATCTTATTTCGATCGCTCTGTCTCGATCCCATAATGTGTAACCATTCGGATTGTGAATCTGCATGCAGAAGGGGCAAGAAAAAGGTGCTCTGGATTCTGGATTAAATTTGACAAGAATAACAAGACCGGTTTTGTTTTGACAACCGCACATTTATTTAGCTCAAAGGGGTGTTCTGTTGAACAAAAGGGAGAAGGAGTTGAAGACGAGTATGCTGCTTATGGCGAGGTGAAGTATTATCCTGATGCCAAGGTGAGTTCATGAGAAAGGTTTGGGGCAATAACACTCTCTGTTCAACTGTTTAATTGGCATGGCTTATTTGTTTGACTTGTATCCTTTGTGAGCAGTTTCAGTTTAATTGTTTAGCTGGTTCCGTGATAAATTGAATTATTATCTCAAATAACTTCCTACTATCTGCAAGCCTTCTCTATCTGTGGTGTAaattagtttggttgtgttggtttTTTTTCTAGATAAACCCGCAGTCGGTAATCTCTTGTCCATATCAGTTGTGCATGGTCTATTTATGCTTTTGTCTAAAGATTTGATTTAGGCGCAGCTGCCCTTTTTTTTGGTAGCCAGCTCTCTAGATGTAATTTCACATTTTTAGCAACCAACTTTCAGGTTACTGTTCACTTGCCAGATGGGTCCACGAGAGTGGGCCAGCTGATCTACCACCAGGAGCACTATGATCTTGCTTTTTTTAGTGTTAGCGTGGATCAATCGGTGGATCAATGGGTTCAGTCACCACTTTATAATGATGGAGTAAAATGGGGTGAACTCGTCTTCTGGCTTGGAAGAGATGCCAAGTTCAATCTAACAATGACCCATCTTAGGCCGGGATATATGAATCCAAACACATTTGAACGACCTCATTACATGTTCTTTCCCGGTAAAGAACATATTATTAAGGTAAAAGCATATTCTGTTAAGGGATTGTATTGTATACATTATTTCTCTAGTTTGAGTTGTTTTTTAACCTAACTTTCTTGTTATATTGTGCAAACGGCTGCATTTTTCTTATGATAAAATTGTAATATTTTTTGTCAAATAGTATGACAACGGGGGACCGATCATTGACTTAGAAGGGAAGATCGTGGGAATGGTCAACAGTCATAGGAGTGGGTCTTTTATACCTTCTTCTGTTTTGCTCAAGTGCTTGGATTTGTGGAACGAATTCGGGTACGGTTTCCCTTCCAGTTCTGTGCAAATGTTGCTAGTCTAATGCTTTCTTCCATGCTGTTTTCCCTTGTTGTCAGGGGTTGAAGTTAACATTATCATCTTAGCACCATAGATAGGCCCATGTGTCCTATATGTTAATCTGGTTATGCTATAGGAGAGATGATGATTTGGTCATGTTTTCATGATACAAAGACAAAACTATATGGTTTACCTTGTCAAAAGATATAACCCAGAAATTAACTGTGATGGCATTCACATTTCCCATGCATGACTGATACATTTCCACAATATTCATGTAATATGGAAATATGATTTTGTTGAGTTTCAGAATTCTGGTTGCAATTtacttttttttaaaaatatattttcactctcttacctcatgcaatttaatgacGACAAGTTATGTTCAGATATTTTGGCAATGCAACTGTTGTCAACTTGTCATGCCTTTTAGTATAATGACTGTTTGAATAGAttactgtattttttttttttttgcaaaaatggtCCATGATCTGAATTTTTCTGAGGGAAGGAGTGACGATTACTTAATTATGCTATGCATTTTTCCATGTTATTTTAATAGCAAATGTCCAAAAACTAAATTTAGTAAATAAATGTGTTCTCTTTTAACTGCAATGGGACTTCTAACTTCTAAGGTCCATAAGCAAAGGTTCCATTCAAAATATTTGGTCTACTACAGGCACATTTTCAAATAGGAGAACGGTGTTTTCAACTGGCTGTAGCATCAGCGGGTTACATCGTGCGTCGCTGTCACACGTCGTAGTCACGTAGGTGCAAGTGCAACTCACCCTGCGTGGTCAACCCCCGCGCTGTCTTTTTCCACGTCACTTTGCCTTGATTGGTTGGGAAAGCTAACTAGCTCACTAGCGCGTCCTCTCTCTCAGCTAGCTAGCCGAGCAACAAAAGCACACCAGATGCAGTGcatatagctagctagctagcgtgcgctctctctctctctctctctctctctctctctctctctctctctctctctagctaGCTCTCTTTTAACTAGTTTATTTTTCAGGTAGCTAGTTAGCTGGGATCTTGTTGTTATGTTGCATAGTGATCAGGTTAAATAAGCACACCCACATACACGTAGAAGATAGCTAGCTAGCTCCAACGCGCCTCCAGCGTAGTTTGAAGTACACTCAGGCAGCACACATGGTGATGCTGCCACGGTCAATGACGAACGGAAATTTTTGGGAATTTTTGTGATATTACACATGTTGTTGCGATTATTACATATGTGCATCATTTTCGTTGTGTAGGTATGAGTAAACTGGTACAATGATTTTTGTGTATATGATACAGAGAAATTTGCACCAATGTTACATGCGTGTCACTGTAATGTTTGATAATTTAGATAAATTTGTTGGATGCATTGCACCGAAATGTTGTATGACAATGTCCCATTTTTTAAAATGTTACATACGCAGATAAAAGTGTTACTTTCGGGAAACTTGTGTACCATTGGAAAGAAGAATTGTACCATTTTtcgtaaaaaaatagaaaatgttgGAGACCGATGTTACATACTACAGAAAAAATTGTTACACGCGAACTGTTCTTGTACCACGACCGGACGCACGGAATTCGCTCACTTAACTAGATCGGACGGCCCGGAAGGTGGCTGATGAAAGACGTTTTTACAGCCGGCTGATCCCTAGCGTTCGCCTTTCAAATATGGTAGACATGATTTAGATTTCAACAAAAGTAGCTCATTTAAGAACTGTCAATTGTTCCTCCATACCTATTTTTTTCCAAAATGGTTAAATGCTTTCTCTTATGGTATAGGTGCATCCCTCGCCCCCAACTTGGATTGGCGTTTTCAGGTATCAAGCTTTTAGATATTGTTCAAGTGGAGAAGATATGGCGCAACTACAAGATTGATGATGGTCTTATTGCTAACGAGGTATTATAATGTTAATGGTCTCTTATGTGCTGAGTTACTGTTCCCAAATGTGCTTCTCTTACCATGGATATTATTATTGCCAATTGAACCTTAGGTATTAAAAGGATCACCAGCAGAGGAAATTGGAATCCGAAGAGGTGATATTATTGAATGTTTAAATGGAGAGTGCATTTCCACTACAGTTCAGGTAGGTGTTTTTATAGGTTTAGCGGGAAAAGAGCATTACTCCCATTTAAACTATTGGCAAGCAAAACTTCAGATACTTCCAGCAAAAAATCAAGTATTTTTGAAGGTGTTTCTTTTGTCTGAGTGTGTTGTGTCTTTGATGCAACTTTTCAAGTCCATGGTTGAATGGAAATCATGGTCACTCAAGAGGATTTTCGTAAGAGGGTACactatatacatataaaatgtttCTTGTGTGGTAATGTTAGATGTTTTGAAGTTCTGGTGTTCCTTCATGCACAAAAGACGAGATCGTAAATTGTTGTATACATGTTTGCGTATCATATATGCTACATTCTTTTGTAGCTTGCATTACTTCAAGTTAcatccttgtttttgtttttatccaACATCTTGCTGTTTGGTGCTGGTGGTTACAGCCCCAACATACTGAAATTTAAGATATGTAGGATTTGATGTACTTTATGCGCTCTGCAGCAAATATTTTAAAGCTACAGGAGAGGAAGAAAATCTAGCTTAGAAGGTTAGATCTAAAAGGATCAGGGAATGTATGGGTTTGAGTGTGCATATCATTGGCAAAGATCGGACGGCCCGGGAGGTGGGAGGGGTTATTGTTCTCAATGATTCTGGTGTTGTATTGCATATTAATATCTAAGAACTAAGAATACTCCCGCCGATCCAAATTACTTGTTGCAGATTTAGGCAAAATGTTGCCCAAAATCTGTCTAGGTTCATTTAATCTGCGACaagtaatttggatcggagggggTAGATAGATTGTACCTGAAATCCTAACCATATCTGAAAATTTATACGTTGGTTACAAACTTTTAGTATGCAAAATTGCGTATTGTTTTATGGTCCTCACTTGTGTAGTTATTTCTGCTATTATCAGCTGGAGAA encodes:
- the LOC124654714 gene encoding serine protease HTRA1-like isoform X2, translated to MPSENGGSRSPSQAPSSERSDRKRKAEEESSTEAAGMRIGEDGEETKKRRKDEDGDEEETKKKRKDEDGDEEETKKKRGDEAGDENGDEEVVSSAPSSPLYEPRLPEDDPDPPPELIEAFERAQSNYEIKRDRHEDLVTIEYCRSSHMFFNPELLPVAEPATKAVLLAARFVVGLSSSFEGARKRCSGFWIKFDKNNKTGFVLTTAHLFSSKGCSVEQKGEGVEDEYAAYGEVKYYPDAKVTVHLPDGSTRVGQLIYHQEHYDLAFFSVSVDQSVDQWVQSPLYNDGVKWGELVFWLGRDAKFNLTMTHLRPGYMNPNTFERPHYMFFPGKEHIIKYDNGGPIIDLEGKIVGMVNSHRSGSFIPSSVLLKCLDLWNEFGCIPRPQLGLAFSGIKLLDIVQVEKIWRNYKIDDGLIANEVLKGSPAEEIGIRRGDIIECLNGECISTTVQQIF
- the LOC124654714 gene encoding serine protease Do-like HtrB isoform X1; this translates as MPSENGGSRSPSQAPSSERSDRKRKAEEESSTEAAGMRIGEDGEETKKRRKDEDGDEEETKKKRKDEDGDEEETKKKRGDEAGDENGDEEVVSSAPSSPLYEPRLPEDDPDPPPELIEAFERAQSNYEIKRDRHEDLVTIEYCRSSHMFFNPELLPVAEPATKAVLLAARFVVGLSSSFEGARKRCSGFWIKFDKNNKTGFVLTTAHLFSSKGCSVEQKGEGVEDEYAAYGEVKYYPDAKVTVHLPDGSTRVGQLIYHQEHYDLAFFSVSVDQSVDQWVQSPLYNDGVKWGELVFWLGRDAKFNLTMTHLRPGYMNPNTFERPHYMFFPGKEHIIKYDNGGPIIDLEGKIVGMVNSHRSGSFIPSSVLLKCLDLWNEFGCIPRPQLGLAFSGIKLLDIVQVEKIWRNYKIDDGLIANEVLKGSPAEEIGIRRGDIIECLNGECISTTVQLENLLLSLCKSAGKGLDSEIHVSVGVFHVRKLRRKTREFTVGVSERLEFIDKAYKLVTLEEGTCAASSST